Proteins encoded together in one Helicobacter pylori window:
- a CDS encoding pyrroline-5-carboxylate reductase produces the protein MEILQFIGYGNMAQAILGGSHEILSKRFILEITGKNPEKIAPFLQEKNIQARIIPYKNAIDIHQKFVFLLFKPYNLKDFNYQGQAKSVLSALAGVNFETLSNAIDSLHYLKCMPNIASKFALSSTAVCEKSVAPSISEKALNIIESFGNCVRVGNEEQVDASIATNGSALAFLSLVASSLKDAGIREGLNARDSLELVEMSFKGFAKLLEKERPEMIIEQICTPKGATIEGLSVLEKKGVRGAFIKACHESVKKMRL, from the coding sequence ATGGAAATCTTACAATTCATCGGCTATGGGAATATGGCTCAAGCGATCTTAGGAGGCTCTCATGAAATTTTATCCAAGCGTTTTATTTTAGAAATTACCGGAAAAAACCCTGAAAAAATCGCCCCTTTTTTACAAGAAAAAAACATTCAAGCGCGCATCATTCCCTATAAAAACGCTATTGATATACACCAAAAATTCGTGTTTTTACTTTTTAAGCCTTATAACCTTAAGGATTTTAATTATCAAGGGCAGGCTAAAAGCGTTTTGAGCGCGTTAGCCGGGGTAAATTTTGAAACTTTAAGCAATGCGATTGATTCTTTACATTACTTAAAATGCATGCCTAATATTGCGAGCAAGTTCGCCCTATCTTCTACGGCGGTGTGTGAAAAATCGGTTGCGCCTTCAATAAGCGAGAAAGCTTTGAATATTATTGAGAGTTTTGGGAATTGCGTGCGAGTGGGTAATGAAGAGCAGGTGGATGCCAGTATAGCGACCAATGGGAGTGCACTCGCTTTTTTAAGCTTGGTAGCGAGCAGTTTGAAAGATGCCGGCATTAGAGAGGGCTTGAACGCTAGAGATTCTTTAGAATTGGTGGAAATGAGTTTTAAAGGCTTTGCCAAGCTGTTAGAAAAAGAACGCCCTGAGATGATTATAGAGCAAATTTGCACCCCTAAAGGTGCAACGATTGAAGGCTTGAGCGTTTTAGAAAAAAAGGGGGTTAGGGGAGCGTTTATAAAAGCATGCCACGAAAGCGTGAAAAAAATGCGCCTCTAA
- the ybeY gene encoding rRNA maturation RNase YbeY, translating to MLEIDNQTPLKSDFLLLEKIANFLAPTQIIELVLVSGETMREINRDLRNCDYATDVLSFPLEAIPHTPLGSVVINAPLAQTNALKLGHRLEEEIALLFIHGVLHLLGYDHEKDKGEQRQKESELIKAFDLPLSLIERTQD from the coding sequence ATGCTAGAAATAGACAACCAAACCCCGCTAAAATCAGACTTTTTATTATTAGAAAAAATCGCAAATTTTTTAGCCCCCACTCAAATCATTGAGCTTGTTTTGGTGAGCGGTGAAACCATGCGAGAAATCAACAGGGATTTAAGGAACTGCGATTACGCTACCGATGTTTTGAGCTTCCCTTTAGAAGCGATCCCTCACACCCCTTTAGGGAGCGTGGTGATTAATGCGCCATTAGCTCAAACTAACGCCCTGAAATTAGGGCATAGACTAGAAGAGGAGATCGCTCTTTTATTCATTCATGGGGTGTTGCACTTGTTGGGCTATGACCATGAAAAAGATAAGGGTGAACAACGCCAAAAAGAGAGCGAACTCATTAAAGCTTTTGACTTGCCTTTGAGTTTGATTGAACGGACGCAAGATTAG
- a CDS encoding DedA family protein yields the protein MKIKTNQKRVFMQEALLRFQEGFKEWGYLILFLYSLGGGYVGIVIASILSATTHALDIKITILVAFLGNMVGSGALVVFARYQKREFLKYFQKHRRKLALASLWVKRYAFLMIFVNKYLYGIKSVMPLAIGFSKYPLKRFLWLNVLSSFLWALIVGSVSFKASDWVKTLYERLSHYTSFFVISFVLIALLIWFLLKRYSCKMGF from the coding sequence ATGAAAATAAAAACGAATCAAAAGAGGGTTTTTATGCAAGAAGCGTTGTTGCGTTTTCAAGAGGGTTTTAAGGAGTGGGGTTATCTTATTTTGTTTTTGTATTCTTTGGGGGGTGGGTATGTGGGGATTGTCATCGCTTCTATTTTGAGCGCTACCACGCACGCTTTAGATATAAAAATAACCATTCTTGTCGCTTTTTTAGGGAATATGGTAGGGAGTGGGGCTCTTGTAGTTTTTGCCCGCTATCAAAAAAGAGAGTTTTTAAAGTATTTCCAAAAGCATAGAAGAAAGCTTGCTTTGGCGAGTTTGTGGGTGAAACGCTACGCTTTTTTAATGATTTTTGTCAATAAATATTTGTATGGGATTAAAAGCGTTATGCCTTTGGCAATTGGTTTTAGCAAATACCCTTTAAAAAGGTTTTTATGGCTTAATGTTTTGTCCAGTTTTTTGTGGGCGCTAATCGTGGGGAGCGTTTCTTTTAAAGCGAGCGATTGGGTGAAAACGCTGTATGAAAGGCTTTCTCATTACACTTCGTTTTTTGTCATAAGTTTTGTTCTTATAGCGCTTTTAATATGGTTTTTATTGAAACGATATTCGTGCAAAATGGGTTTTTAA
- the hofH gene encoding outer membrane beta-barrel protein HofH gives MKKASQVLFFGAFLGSSLQGFEAKLNGFVDQSSTIGFNQHKINKERGIYPMQQFATIAGYLGLGFSLLPKKVSDHVLKGKIGGMVGSIFYDGTKKFEDGSVAYNLFGYYDGFMGGYTNILQTDSLETQNMKHNKNVRNYVFSDAYLEYAYKNYFEIKAGRYLSTMPYKSGQTQGFQVSGQYKHARLTWFSSFGRAFAYGSFLMDWFAARTTYSGGFTKNDKGGYDSHGKKVLYGTHAVQLTYKPHRFLIEGFYYLSPQIFNAPGVKIGWDSNPNFSGTGFRSDTAVIGFFPIYYPWMIVKSDGSPVYRYDTPATQNGQNLIIRQRFDINNYNVSIAFYKVFQNANGWIGNMGNPSGVIMGSNSVYAGFTGTALKRDAATIFLSCGGTHFAKKFTWKFATQYSNSVVSWEARAMISLGYKFNEYLSGSVDLAYYGVYTNKGFKPGENGPVPKDFPALYSDRSALYTALVASF, from the coding sequence ATGAAAAAGGCAAGTCAGGTTTTATTCTTTGGGGCATTTTTAGGCTCTTCTTTACAAGGTTTTGAAGCTAAGCTCAACGGCTTTGTGGATCAATCCAGCACTATCGGTTTTAACCAGCATAAAATCAATAAAGAAAGAGGTATCTACCCTATGCAGCAATTCGCAACGATTGCGGGCTATTTAGGGCTTGGTTTTAGTCTGTTACCCAAAAAGGTTTCAGACCATGTTCTAAAAGGCAAAATAGGGGGCATGGTGGGATCTATTTTCTATGACGGCACGAAGAAGTTTGAAGATGGCTCTGTGGCTTATAACCTCTTTGGTTATTATGATGGGTTTATGGGGGGCTATACGAATATCTTACAGACCGATAGCCTTGAAACACAGAACATGAAACACAACAAAAATGTCCGCAATTATGTCTTTAGCGATGCGTATTTGGAATACGCTTATAAGAATTATTTTGAAATAAAAGCCGGACGCTATTTATCCACTATGCCTTATAAAAGCGGTCAAACGCAAGGCTTTCAAGTTTCTGGGCAATACAAGCATGCACGCTTGACTTGGTTTAGCTCTTTTGGGAGGGCGTTCGCTTATGGTTCGTTTTTGATGGATTGGTTTGCCGCTAGGACCACTTATAGCGGAGGCTTTACCAAAAACGATAAGGGAGGTTATGATAGCCATGGGAAAAAGGTGCTTTATGGCACGCATGCGGTGCAACTCACCTATAAACCTCATCGTTTCCTCATAGAAGGCTTTTATTACCTTTCGCCTCAAATCTTTAACGCTCCAGGCGTTAAAATTGGTTGGGACTCTAACCCTAATTTTAGCGGCACAGGCTTTCGCTCTGATACAGCTGTCATAGGGTTTTTTCCCATTTACTACCCTTGGATGATCGTTAAATCCGATGGGAGTCCGGTCTATAGATACGACACGCCTGCCACTCAAAACGGGCAAAACCTCATCATCCGCCAACGCTTTGACATCAACAATTACAATGTTTCCATCGCTTTTTATAAAGTCTTTCAAAACGCTAATGGTTGGATAGGCAATATGGGGAATCCAAGCGGTGTGATCATGGGGAGTAACAGCGTCTATGCAGGTTTTACAGGCACAGCCCTTAAAAGAGACGCCGCTACCATTTTCCTTTCTTGTGGCGGCACTCATTTTGCCAAAAAATTCACATGGAAATTCGCCACACAATATTCCAATTCAGTGGTCTCTTGGGAAGCGAGAGCGATGATCTCTTTAGGCTATAAATTCAATGAATATTTGAGCGGTAGCGTGGATCTTGCATATTATGGCGTGTATACTAACAAAGGCTTTAAACCGGGTGAAAACGGGCCTGTGCCTAAAGACTTCCCCGCCCTTTATTCTGATAGGAGCGCGTTATACACGGCTCTAGTAGCATCTTTTTGA
- a CDS encoding glucose-6-phosphate isomerase yields the protein MLTQLKTYPKLLKHYEEIKEVHMRDWFFKDKERASRYFVQLESLSLDYSKNRLNDTTLKLLFELANDCSLKEKIEAMFKGEKINTTEKRAVLHTALRSLNDTEILLDNMEVLKSIRSVLKRMRAFSDSVRSGKRLGYTNQVITDIVNIGIGGSDLGALMVCTALKRYGHPRLKMHFVSNVDGTQILDVLEKINPASTLFIVASKTFSTQETLTNALTARKWFVERSGDEKHIAKHFVAVSTNKEAVQQFGIDEHNMFEFWDFVGGRYSLWSAIGLSIMIYLGKKNFNALLKGAYLMDEHFRNAPFESNLPVLMGLIGVWYINFFQSKSHLIAPYDQYLRHFPKFIQQLDMESNGKRISKKGEIIPYDTCPVVWGDMGINAQHAFFQLLHQGTHLIPIDFIASLDKKPNAKGHHEILFSNVLAQAQAFMKGKSYEEALGELLSKGLDKDEAKDLAHHRVFFGNRPSNILLLEKISPSNIGALVALYEHKVFVQGVIWDINSFDQWGVELGKELAVPILQELEGHKSNAYFDSSTKHLIELYKNYNQ from the coding sequence ATGCTAACCCAATTAAAAACTTATCCAAAATTACTCAAACATTATGAAGAAATCAAAGAAGTGCATATGCGCGATTGGTTTTTTAAAGACAAAGAGCGAGCGAGCCGTTATTTCGTGCAATTGGAAAGCTTGAGTTTGGATTATTCCAAAAACCGCCTGAACGATACCACTTTAAAGCTTCTTTTTGAATTAGCGAATGACTGCTCTTTAAAAGAAAAGATTGAAGCGATGTTTAAGGGCGAAAAAATCAACACCACCGAAAAAAGGGCCGTTTTACACACCGCCTTAAGAAGCTTGAATGACACTGAAATTTTACTAGATAACATGGAAGTGTTAAAAAGTATTAGGAGCGTTTTAAAACGCATGCGAGCCTTTAGCGATAGCGTGAGGAGCGGTAAAAGACTAGGCTATACCAATCAAGTGATCACCGATATTGTCAATATCGGTATTGGGGGGTCAGATTTAGGCGCTCTAATGGTTTGCACCGCCTTAAAACGCTACGGCCACCCGAGATTAAAAATGCATTTTGTGTCTAATGTGGATGGCACGCAGATTTTAGATGTTTTGGAAAAAATCAATCCGGCCAGCACGCTTTTTATCGTGGCTTCTAAGACTTTTTCCACTCAAGAAACTTTAACCAACGCCCTAACCGCTAGAAAATGGTTTGTAGAAAGGAGTGGCGATGAAAAGCATATCGCTAAACACTTTGTAGCGGTATCCACCAATAAAGAAGCCGTGCAACAATTTGGCATTGACGAGCATAACATGTTTGAATTTTGGGATTTTGTAGGGGGGCGCTATAGTTTGTGGTCGGCTATTGGCTTGTCCATTATGATCTATTTGGGGAAGAAAAATTTTAACGCTCTTTTGAAAGGGGCGTATTTGATGGATGAGCATTTTAGAAACGCCCCTTTTGAAAGCAATTTACCCGTTTTAATGGGATTAATCGGCGTGTGGTATATCAACTTTTTCCAATCCAAAAGCCACTTGATTGCTCCTTATGATCAGTATTTAAGGCATTTCCCTAAATTCATTCAGCAATTGGATATGGAAAGTAATGGCAAACGCATCAGCAAAAAAGGCGAAATCATCCCCTACGACACATGCCCTGTTGTTTGGGGCGATATGGGCATTAACGCTCAGCACGCTTTTTTCCAGCTCTTGCATCAAGGCACGCATTTAATCCCCATTGATTTTATCGCCTCTTTGGATAAAAAGCCTAACGCTAAAGGTCATCATGAGATTTTATTTAGCAATGTTTTAGCGCAAGCGCAAGCCTTCATGAAAGGCAAAAGCTATGAAGAAGCGCTTGGGGAATTGCTTTCTAAAGGTTTAGATAAAGATGAAGCCAAAGACTTGGCCCACCACAGGGTGTTTTTTGGCAACCGCCCCTCTAATATCCTTTTATTAGAAAAGATTTCACCAAGCAATATTGGGGCGTTGGTGGCTCTTTATGAGCATAAGGTCTTTGTGCAAGGGGTTATTTGGGACATTAACAGCTTTGATCAATGGGGCGTGGAGCTTGGGAAGGAATTAGCCGTGCCGATTTTACAAGAATTAGAGGGGCATAAAAGCAACGCTTATTTTGACAGCTCCACTAAGCATTTAATAGAATTGTATAAGAATTACAACCAATAG
- a CDS encoding NAD(P)/FAD-dependent oxidoreductase, whose protein sequence is MDQEILDVLIVGAGPGGIATAVECEIAGVKKVLLCEKTESHSGMLEKFYKAGKRIDKDYKKQVVELKGHIPFKDSFKEETLENFTSLLKEHRITPSYKTDIESVKKEGEYFKITTTSNTTYHAKFVVVAIGKMGQPNRPTTYKIPVALSKQVVFSINDCKENEKTLVIGGGNSAVEYAIALCKTTPTTLNYRKKEFSRINEDNAKNLQEVLDNNTLKSKLGVDIESLEEDGAQIKVNFTDNTSESFDRLLYAIGGSTPLEFFKRCSLELDPSTNIPVVKENLESNNIPNLFIVGDILFKSGASIATALNHGYDVAIEIAKRLQS, encoded by the coding sequence ATGGACCAAGAAATTTTAGATGTGTTGATAGTGGGTGCAGGGCCTGGGGGCATTGCCACGGCCGTAGAATGCGAAATAGCCGGCGTTAAAAAAGTGCTTTTATGCGAAAAAACCGAAAGCCATTCAGGCATGTTGGAAAAGTTTTATAAAGCCGGTAAAAGGATTGATAAAGATTATAAAAAGCAAGTCGTAGAGCTTAAAGGGCATATCCCTTTTAAAGACAGCTTTAAAGAAGAGACTTTAGAGAATTTCACTAGTCTTTTAAAAGAGCATCGCATCACGCCAAGCTATAAAACCGATATTGAGAGCGTGAAAAAAGAAGGCGAATACTTTAAAATCACCACCACTTCTAACACAACCTATCATGCTAAATTTGTGGTGGTTGCGATCGGGAAAATGGGCCAGCCAAACCGCCCTACTACTTACAAAATCCCTGTTGCGCTCTCTAAACAAGTGGTTTTTAGCATCAATGATTGTAAGGAAAATGAAAAAACCCTTGTGATCGGCGGAGGCAATTCAGCGGTGGAATACGCCATTGCTTTGTGCAAAACCACCCCTACCACCCTCAATTACCGCAAAAAAGAATTCAGCCGCATCAATGAAGACAACGCTAAAAACTTGCAAGAAGTCCTAGACAACAACACGCTTAAAAGCAAGCTTGGAGTGGATATTGAAAGCCTAGAAGAAGATGGGGCTCAGATTAAGGTTAACTTCACCGATAACACGAGCGAGAGTTTTGATCGCTTGCTGTATGCGATCGGCGGCTCTACCCCTTTAGAATTTTTTAAACGCTGTTCTTTAGAATTAGATCCTAGCACCAATATCCCTGTAGTGAAAGAAAATTTAGAGAGCAACAATATCCCTAATTTGTTCATCGTGGGCGATATTTTATTCAAATCAGGAGCGAGCATCGCTACCGCTTTAAACCATGGCTATGATGTTGCTATAGAAATCGCTAAAAGGTTACAATCTTAA
- a CDS encoding adenosine monophosphate-protein transferase → MHLDRQSLEKAKHLIQSGLIDTIEVGTIKGLQEIHRFLFEGLYEFAGKIRDKNISKGNFRFANCLYLDLILPRIESMPQNNFNQIIEKYVEMNIAHPFLEGNGRATRIWLDLLLKKELKKIVLWDRIDKAAYLSAMERSPVNDLEIKTLLKKHLSSNINDPLTFIKGITQSYYYEGL, encoded by the coding sequence ATGCATTTAGACAGACAGAGTTTAGAAAAAGCCAAGCATTTGATCCAAAGCGGTCTGATTGACACCATAGAAGTAGGCACGATCAAGGGCTTGCAAGAAATCCATCGGTTTTTGTTTGAAGGGCTGTATGAATTTGCCGGGAAAATCAGGGATAAAAATATTTCTAAAGGGAATTTCAGGTTCGCTAACTGCTTGTATTTGGATTTGATTTTACCCAGAATTGAGAGCATGCCGCAAAATAATTTCAATCAAATCATAGAAAAATATGTGGAAATGAATATCGCTCACCCTTTTTTGGAGGGTAATGGCAGAGCCACAAGGATATGGCTTGATTTGTTGCTTAAAAAGGAATTGAAAAAAATCGTGCTTTGGGATAGGATTGATAAAGCCGCTTATTTGAGTGCAATGGAAAGGAGTCCTGTGAATGATTTGGAAATCAAAACGCTTTTAAAAAAGCATTTGAGTTCTAATATCAACGATCCCTTAACTTTCATTAAAGGCATCACACAGTCATATTATTATGAAGGGCTTTGA
- the ccoS gene encoding cbb3-type cytochrome oxidase assembly protein CcoS — protein MNTEILTIMLVVSVLMGLVGLIAFLWGVKSGQFDDEKRMLESVLYDSASDLNEAILQEKRQKN, from the coding sequence ATGAATACAGAAATTTTAACCATCATGTTAGTTGTCTCAGTGCTTATGGGATTGGTAGGCTTAATAGCGTTTTTATGGGGGGTTAAAAGCGGTCAGTTTGACGATGAAAAACGCATGCTTGAAAGCGTGTTGTATGACAGCGCGAGCGATTTGAACGAAGCGATTTTACAAGAAAAACGCCAAAAGAATTAA
- a CDS encoding outer membrane protein has protein sequence MIKKARKFIPFFLIGSLLAEDNGWYMSVGYQIGGTQQFINNKQLLENQNIINSVTQSAINIAGPTTGLITLSSQSVIDALGYGVSNTVGNQLEGISNILNQIGKRKDFYSSRQISSISQQIIGFKGSSDPLKAHSSQITAKLLSNTQSAFDQGIALSTSIISSINSLNPSNNTKEVKAQLQNTAQSMAELLQQIEHSITKTTSTTYVQSLLSNLTDAVNASSNNTAYVSALVNALNTLGVGVFPTTTSTHVVLNPPGQVVFYPANSILGSTSSNSNNQQQYNNTLLMNTLQGTLSANNQINPNGCANQVQCLEQFIQNLNPLTTTPTSNNQANQKVQAIAQKLQSIAINALDNNAINNTTYNLNNLHNALNFQAYESTITQYNNALKQISWISFSEPKNLLKNTSNNYQIGTVTNAQGQNISAYDCMTATGSLSSDASSGISCSATSSTSSTNGSTNSFDNSLVATSKIQTINGKEQIGVNSFNLVSQVWSVYNSLKTSEENLQKNAKILCANGSSSGTSSCGNSRGLSISGNAQLQNILSSTNGTNTTAQAKSNAPKLKAMVVVNNEEEAKTTNLAQSSGTTTQSPNSTVMGALNTVLQNVSNFQQSIQSAFQNQESNIQAWANAIYNTNGSQSQEMTPNNNQNLRIQLRANFYQLINTINQQVPTDMNTLINQSQQNQQTSGAINNNPCANGMDGSNNTNWCYQQWSDSKAYYSGLQSALGYTTSATTQSGNGINNTTYNVQQITLTSNGLLNQIITNLKGVNGNGGNNGGSSGGGNGTSQITTAYQMLTDASDGKLGTYTNNAYQTCTNGANGNSSNCYTPNKQQSATTANTATATDSNLQKVYNDAQKIANIIASSGNNKGVENGLKQFFEALKSNSSSLSNLCSGSSGSNGSSNCTGELINLLGAIPTNGVSDTNNLIHLITEFIKTAGFIQNNDNSVSTSLTSAFQAITSAISQGFQALQNDISPNAILTLLQEITSNTTTIQSFSQTLRQLLGDKTFFMVQQKLIDAMINARNQVQNAQNQANNYGSQPVLSQYAAAKSTQYGMSNGLGVGIGYKYFFGKARKLGLRHYFFFDYGFSEIGLANQSVKANIFAYGVGTDFLWNLFRRTYNTKALNFGLFAGVQLGGATWLSSLRQQIIDNWGNANDIHSTNFQVALNFGVRTNFAEFKRFAKKFHNQGVISQKSVEFGIKVPLINQAYLRSAGADVSYRRLYTFYINYIMGF, from the coding sequence ATGATAAAAAAAGCTAGAAAATTCATACCATTCTTTTTAATTGGCTCTCTCTTAGCTGAAGACAATGGCTGGTATATGTCTGTAGGCTATCAAATCGGTGGCACGCAACAATTCATCAATAACAAACAACTTTTAGAAAATCAAAACATCATCAACAGCGTAACCCAAAGCGCGATCAATATTGCAGGGCCTACTACCGGTTTAATCACTTTAAGCTCTCAAAGCGTCATTGACGCTTTAGGCTATGGCGTGAGTAACACGGTGGGCAACCAATTAGAGGGCATTTCTAATATCCTAAATCAAATTGGCAAAAGAAAAGACTTTTATTCTAGCCGTCAAATCTCTAGCATTTCCCAACAAATCATAGGGTTTAAAGGAAGCTCTGATCCCTTAAAAGCCCACTCTTCACAAATCACAGCCAAACTCCTTTCCAACACCCAAAGCGCATTTGATCAGGGCATCGCGCTAAGCACTAGCATCATTAGCTCTATCAATAGCCTTAATCCCAGCAACAACACCAAAGAAGTCAAAGCCCAGCTCCAAAACACCGCGCAATCCATGGCAGAATTATTGCAACAAATTGAACACAGCATCACTAAAACCACTAGCACCACTTATGTGCAATCCTTACTCTCCAATCTAACCGATGCGGTGAATGCCTCTAGCAATAATACCGCTTATGTGAGCGCTCTTGTTAACGCTTTAAACACTTTAGGGGTGGGGGTTTTCCCCACCACAACCTCAACGCATGTGGTGTTAAACCCACCGGGACAAGTCGTATTCTATCCAGCTAATTCCATTTTAGGCTCTACTTCTTCAAACAGCAACAACCAACAACAATACAACAACACCCTTTTAATGAACACTTTACAAGGGACATTAAGCGCTAATAATCAAATTAACCCCAATGGTTGCGCCAATCAAGTCCAGTGTTTGGAGCAATTTATCCAAAATTTAAACCCTTTAACCACAACCCCCACTTCAAACAACCAAGCCAACCAAAAAGTCCAAGCCATCGCTCAAAAGCTTCAAAGTATTGCTATCAACGCTTTAGACAACAATGCGATCAACAACACCACCTATAATTTAAACAACTTGCACAACGCTTTGAATTTCCAAGCCTATGAAAGCACGATAACACAATACAATAACGCTTTAAAACAAATTTCTTGGATCAGTTTTAGCGAGCCTAAAAACCTGCTCAAAAACACTTCCAATAACTACCAAATCGGCACCGTTACCAACGCTCAAGGGCAAAATATCAGCGCCTATGATTGCATGACCGCTACCGGAAGCCTTTCTAGCGATGCTTCTAGCGGGATTTCATGCTCAGCCACAAGCTCTACAAGCTCCACAAATGGCTCTACAAACAGTTTTGACAATTCTTTAGTCGCTACCTCCAAAATCCAAACCATCAACGGCAAAGAGCAGATCGGCGTGAATTCTTTCAACTTGGTTTCTCAAGTGTGGAGCGTTTATAATTCTTTAAAAACTTCAGAAGAAAATTTGCAAAAAAACGCCAAGATATTATGCGCTAATGGATCATCATCTGGGACAAGCTCATGCGGCAACTCTAGGGGTTTGAGTATCAGCGGGAACGCCCAATTGCAAAACATTTTAAGCTCTACTAATGGGACTAACACTACCGCTCAAGCTAAAAGCAACGCTCCCAAACTGAAAGCGATGGTGGTTGTGAATAACGAAGAAGAAGCTAAAACAACCAATTTAGCTCAAAGCAGTGGGACGACCACTCAATCTCCTAACAGCACGGTGATGGGAGCTTTAAACACCGTATTGCAAAATGTCAGCAATTTCCAACAAAGCATTCAAAGCGCTTTTCAAAACCAAGAAAGTAATATCCAAGCATGGGCGAATGCGATTTATAACACTAATGGGAGTCAGTCGCAAGAGATGACTCCTAACAATAACCAAAATTTACGCATCCAATTAAGAGCGAATTTCTACCAGCTCATCAATACCATTAACCAACAAGTGCCTACAGACATGAACACTTTAATTAATCAAAGCCAGCAAAACCAACAAACAAGCGGAGCAATAAATAACAATCCATGCGCAAATGGAATGGATGGGAGTAATAATACCAATTGGTGCTATCAGCAGTGGTCCGATTCTAAGGCTTATTACAGCGGGTTGCAAAGCGCTTTAGGGTACACGACAAGTGCAACAACTCAAAGCGGCAATGGCATAAACAATACCACCTACAACGTCCAACAAATCACGCTCACTAGTAATGGTTTGCTCAATCAAATTATCACAAATCTTAAGGGCGTTAATGGTAATGGTGGAAATAATGGGGGAAGCAGTGGAGGCGGAAATGGCACTAGTCAAATCACTACAGCCTACCAGATGCTCACAGATGCTAGTGATGGGAAATTAGGGACTTATACTAATAACGCCTACCAAACATGCACCAACGGAGCGAATGGAAATAGCAGTAATTGCTACACCCCCAACAAACAACAAAGCGCCACCACCGCAAACACAGCCACCGCAACCGACAGCAATTTACAAAAAGTCTATAATGACGCCCAAAAAATAGCCAACATTATCGCCAGCTCTGGGAATAATAAAGGCGTTGAAAACGGCTTAAAACAATTCTTTGAAGCGTTAAAAAGTAATAGCAGTAGTCTCAGTAATTTGTGTAGTGGTAGTAGCGGTAGTAATGGTAGTAGTAATTGCACCGGTGAGCTTATCAACCTTTTAGGGGCAATCCCCACCAATGGGGTGAGCGATACGAACAATTTAATCCATTTGATCACCGAATTCATCAAAACCGCCGGGTTTATCCAAAATAATGATAATAGTGTATCTACTAGTCTTACAAGCGCTTTTCAAGCGATTACGAGCGCTATTTCTCAAGGGTTTCAAGCCTTGCAAAACGATATTAGCCCTAATGCGATTTTAACCTTGCTCCAAGAAATCACTTCTAACACCACCACCATTCAGTCATTCTCGCAAACCTTACGGCAGCTTTTAGGGGATAAAACCTTCTTTATGGTGCAACAAAAACTCATTGATGCGATGATTAATGCTAGAAATCAGGTTCAAAACGCGCAAAATCAAGCCAATAACTACGGCTCCCAACCCGTTTTAAGCCAGTATGCGGCCGCTAAAAGCACCCAATACGGCATGAGCAATGGCTTAGGGGTTGGCATAGGCTATAAATACTTCTTTGGTAAGGCTAGGAAATTGGGCCTTAGGCATTATTTTTTCTTTGATTACGGCTTTAGTGAAATAGGCCTAGCCAATCAAAGCGTGAAAGCAAATATCTTTGCTTATGGGGTAGGCACGGATTTTTTATGGAACTTGTTTAGGAGGACTTACAACACTAAGGCGTTGAATTTTGGGCTGTTTGCTGGGGTCCAACTGGGCGGTGCGACTTGGCTTAGCTCTTTAAGGCAACAAATCATTGACAATTGGGGGAACGCCAATGACATCCATTCAACGAATTTTCAAGTGGCGCTGAATTTTGGGGTGCGCACCAACTTCGCGGAGTTTAAGCGTTTTGCTAAGAAATTCCACAATCAAGGGGTTATAAGCCAAAAGAGCGTGGAATTTGGGATCAAAGTGCCTCTCATCAATCAAGCGTATTTGAGAAGCGCTGGGGCTGATGTGAGCTACAGGAGGCTTTATACTTTCTATATCAATTACATCATGGGGTTTTAA
- a CDS encoding flavodoxin, producing the protein MGKIGIFFGTDSGNAEAIAEKISKAIGNAEVIDVAKASKEQFNSFAKVILVAPTAGAGDLQTDWEDFLGTLEASDFANKTIGLVGLGDQDTYSETFAEGIFHIYEKAKAGKVVGQTSTDGYHFEASKAVEGGKFVGLVIDEDNQDDLTDERISKWVEQVKGSFA; encoded by the coding sequence ATGGGAAAAATTGGTATCTTTTTTGGGACAGACAGTGGGAACGCTGAAGCTATCGCTGAAAAAATCAGCAAGGCTATTGGTAATGCGGAAGTGATTGATGTGGCTAAAGCTTCTAAAGAGCAATTCAATAGCTTTGCAAAGGTTATTTTAGTCGCTCCAACAGCCGGTGCGGGCGATTTGCAAACAGATTGGGAAGACTTTTTAGGCACACTAGAAGCGAGCGACTTTGCGAATAAAACCATTGGACTTGTAGGCTTGGGCGATCAAGACACTTACAGCGAAACTTTCGCAGAAGGCATTTTCCACATTTATGAAAAAGCTAAAGCCGGCAAAGTGGTAGGGCAAACTTCAACCGATGGTTATCATTTTGAAGCTTCTAAAGCGGTAGAAGGCGGTAAATTCGTGGGTCTTGTGATCGATGAAGACAATCAAGACGATCTCACTGATGAGAGGATTTCAAAATGGGTAGAACAAGTTAAAGGTTCTTTCGCTTAA